The following are from one region of the Apostichopus japonicus isolate 1M-3 chromosome 17, ASM3797524v1, whole genome shotgun sequence genome:
- the LOC139954967 gene encoding uncharacterized protein, producing the protein MEPITQPLINIQNQRYDNRLHGNQHDQHLSVCLSIVMWILGVAEWKSPIIPTRGQRHGLATFKRRLKCLSSVAFLLLVIISSVAAFAFYLFCYFGKSDHFLRFISNMCFWPSLMSVQIICLAAIIHKLIRSRRELTSFNLFDESSCTQKFSCFERPQIIPLSKLGFSICVFFFLPTLYASLKIAAFVNLRLECQYALEYLWLCSRVLSGFFFGVFCYFLYLHRVFMERQGDRAAEFIAEHTDDLDKCIEKTRAFFKEYHELRSLVLPWFSFILFTSSFGLTVFVTWNYEISQFESNGTAWHNLPGPSGTSDVGMMEQKNNTYFCVYTCDQMDWVDETSVLVAYNILVVSRHLVIAVLPFFSVKGIDLNYVWNRYRMRVMFMYSAKEREFWKNLMTFIDQLHPNSNTDLIVTIVFPLVGFASGLLSGKHF; encoded by the exons ATGGAACCGATAACGCAACcactaattaatattcaaaatcaACGCTATGACAATCGACTCCATGGCAACCAACATGATCAACATTTATCTGTGTGTTTGAGTATTGTGATGTGGATCCTGGGTGTGGCTGAATGGAAATCGCCTATAATACCTACAAGAGGCCAAAGGCATG GTCTAGCTACCTTCAAACGGAGACTAAAATGCTTATCCTCGGTGGCTTTTCTGCTCCTGGTGATTATTTCATCTGTGGCTGCCTTTGCGTTTTATCTTTTCTGCTATTTTGGTAAATCCGATCATTTCCTTCGTTTCATATCGAATATGTGCTTTTGGCCATCCTTAATGTCAGTACAGATTATATGCCTAGCAGCCATCATCCACAAACTGATCAGAAGTCGCCGAGAATTAACAAGTTTCAATTTATTTGACGAGTCAAGTTGTACCCAAAAATTCTCATGTTTTGAAAGACCACAGATAATCCCTTTATCGAAACTTGGATTTTCCatctgtgtgtttttttttcttccgaCACTTTACGCTTCACTTAAGATCGCAGCATTTGTAAATTTGCGACTAGAATGCCAATATGCCCTCGAGTATCTTTGGCTGTGCTCTCGAGTTCTTAGCGGATTTTTCTTCGGTGTATTTTGCTACTTTCTATACCTTCATCGAGTCTTTATGGAACGCCAAGGGGACAGAGCAGCTGAATTTATTGCCGAACATACCGACGATTTAGATAAATGCATCGAAAAGACTCGTGCTTTCTTCAAAGAATACCACGAGCTTCGATCGCTCGTCTTGCCCTGGTTTAGTTTCATTCTTTTCACGTCTTCATTTGGTTTAACAGTATTTGTAACTTGGAATTACGAGATTAGTCAGTTTGAATCTAACGGCACGGCTTGGCACAATTTGCCAGGTCCTTCCGGTACTAGTGACGTAGGTATGATGGAACAGAAGAATAATACATATTTCTGTGTATATACGTGTGATCAAATGGACTGGGTGGACGAAACGTCTGTTCTCGTAGCGTATAACATTCTTGTTGTAAGCAGGCACTTAGTCATAGCAGTTCTACCGTTTTTCAGTGTGAAAGGAATCGATTTGAATTATGTTTGGAATCGATACAGAATGAGAGTCATGTTCATGTATTCTGCCAAAGAGAGAGAGTTTTGGAAAAATCTTATGACTTTTATCGATCAGTTACACCCAAATTCAAATACTGATTTAATTGTCACTATCGTCTTCCCATTGGTTGGTTTCGCGTCAGGCTTGTTAAGTGGTAAACATTTTTAA
- the LOC139954957 gene encoding uncharacterized protein, with protein MEPETQPLSNIQNQRYGNRLHGNQHDQHLSGCLSIVMWILGVAEWKSPIIPTRDQRVREGRQRHSLATFKRRLKCLSSVAFLLLVIVSSVASFAFYLFCYFGKSDHFLRFISNMCFWPSLMSVQIICLAAIIHKLIRSRREITCFNLFDESKCTQKFSCFERPQIIPLSKLRFSFFVFFILPTLYASLRITAFVNLRPECQYALEYLWLCSRVLSGFFFGVFCYFLYLHRVFMERQGDRAAEFISEHTDDLDKCIEKTRAFFKEYYELRSLVLPWFSFILFTSSFGLTVFVTWNYENSQFESNGTAWHNLPGLSGTSDVGMTELKNDTYFCVYTCNQMDWVDEKAVLVAFNILVVSRHLVIAVLPFFSVKGIDLNYVWNRYRMRVMFMYSAKEREFWKNLMTFIDQLQPNSNTDLIVTIFFPLVGFASGLISGKHF; from the exons ATGGAACCGGAAACGCAACCACTAAGCAATATTCAAAATCAACGCTATGGCAACCGACTCCATGGCAACCAACATGATCAACATTTATCTGGGTGTTTGAGTATTGTGATGTGGATCCTGGGCGTGGCTGAATGGAAATCGCCGATAATACCTACAAGGGATCAAAGAGTTCGTGAAGGACGCCAGAGGCATA GTCTAGCTACCTTCAAACGGAGACTGAAATGCTTATCCTCGGTGGCTTTTCTGCTCCTGGTGATTGTTTCATCTGTGGCTTCCTTTGCGTTTTATCTTTTCTGCTACTTTGGTAAATCCGACCATTTCCTTCGTTTCATATCGAATATGTGCTTTTGGCCATCCTTAATGTCAGTACAGATTATATGCCTAGCAGCCATCATCCACAAACTGATCAGAAGTCGCCGAGAaataacatgtttcaatttatttgaCGAGTCAAAGTGTACCCAAAAATTCTCATGTTTTGAAAGACCACAGATAATCCCTTTATCGAAACTTAGATTTTCCTTCTTTGTGTTTTTCATTCTTCCGACACTTTACGCTTCACTTAGGATCACAGCATTTGTAAACTTGCGACCAGAATGCCAATATGCCCTCGAGTACCTTTGGCTGTGTTCTCGAGTTCTTAGCGGGTTTTTCTTCGGTGTATTTTGCTACTTTCTATACCTTCATCGAGTCTTCATGGAACGCCAAGGGGACAGAGCAGCTGAATTTATTTCCGAACATACCGACGATTTAGATAAATGCATCGAAAAGACTCGTGCTTTCTTCAAAGAATACTACGAGCTTCGATCGCTCGTCTTACCCTGGTTTAGTTTCATTCTTTTCACGTCTTCCTTTGGTTTAACAGTATTTGTAACTTGGAATTACGAGAATAGTCAGTTTGAATCTAACGGTACGGCTTGGCACAATTTGCCAGGTCTTTCCGGTACTAGTGACGTAGGTATGACGGAACTGAAGAATGATACATATTTCTGTGTATATACGTGTAACCAAATGGACTGGGTGGACGAAAAGGCTGTTCTCGTAGCGTTTAACATTCTTGTTGTAAGCAGGCACTTAGTCATAGCAGTTCTACCGTTTTTCAGTGTGAAAGGAATCGATTTGAATTATGTTTGGAATCGATACAGAATGAGAGTCATGTTCATGTATTCTGCCAAAGAGAGAGAGTTTTGGAAAAATCTTATGACTTTTATCGATCAGTTACAACCAAATTCAAATACTGATTTAATTGTCACTATCTTCTTCCCATTGGTTGGTTTCGCGTCAGGCTTAATAAGTGGTAAACATTTCTAA